AAATTCGCGTCAAACTGGTATACTAAACGGAGTTTTTGGCTTGATTAGAGGTATCTAGAAGGAGTGCTCATGGTTCGGGTGTTATTTGTTTGTTTAGGCAATATCTGTCGTTCGCCGATGGCCGAGGGGATTATGCGCCACTTGGTCGAGCAACGAAAGCTGAGTCATGTGATCGAAGTCGATTCGGCGGGCACAAGCCATTATCACATTGGCGAGGAGCCGCACCACGGAACCATGCGCATTTTGCGCCACAATGGTATTAGTTTGAGCCATCGAGGCCGCCAATTTGGCAAAATTGATCAACAGAATTTCGATTATTTGATCGCCATGGATAGGCAAAATCGGCGTGATATGCAGGCGGTTTTAGGCGCAAACGGGGCTGAGGTGCGCTTGATTCTCGATTATATTCCCAACGGAGTCAAAGGCCGCGACGTACCCGACCCTTGGTATACTGGCAATTTTGAAGAAGTCTATGCGATGTTGCATACTGCCTGTAACGCTTTGCTTGATGAAATTGTGGCGACCAAGAGGTGATTCTAGTTTAATTTTTATACTTTAAACCAAATAGTCTAGAAGAGTTTCTTAAGTTTTTCATACCATCTTATACATCCTTTTACTCCTTTAGATTATTTGGTTTTTATTAACTTT
This sequence is a window from Herpetosiphon gulosus. Protein-coding genes within it:
- a CDS encoding low molecular weight protein-tyrosine-phosphatase, whose translation is MVRVLFVCLGNICRSPMAEGIMRHLVEQRKLSHVIEVDSAGTSHYHIGEEPHHGTMRILRHNGISLSHRGRQFGKIDQQNFDYLIAMDRQNRRDMQAVLGANGAEVRLILDYIPNGVKGRDVPDPWYTGNFEEVYAMLHTACNALLDEIVATKR